The following are from one region of the Veillonella nakazawae genome:
- the rpoB gene encoding DNA-directed RNA polymerase subunit beta: MFKPEQVGKRTRYTYAKINEVIKMPHLLDIQRKSYEWFLESGLQNIFNDISPIKDNSGNLVLSFEGFSLGEPKYDINECKNRDATYAAPLRVNVRLVNNDPENMDIKEQEVFMGDFPLMTDTGTFIINGAERVIVSQLVRSPGVYYNKEIDTMGNRLYDSTVIPNRGAWIELETDASEVVAVRIDRNRKLPATVLVRALGWDTNESILDLFWNGKTDEDGLPVYDERIVRTLEKDTTQSADEALVEIYKKLRPGEPPTVESARNLFDNLFFDARRYDLARVGRYKLNKKLGWRQRMLGQTLAQPIVDPETGEIILDAGVQVGEEQLDIVANSHVFDGEGFAEFYIVNNDGVESKVICNNCNLPFDHRTVTREDMIANISYLLNLMDGAGHTDDIDHLGNRRLRCVGELLQNQFRIGLTRMERVVRERMTIQEIESITPQALINIRPVVAAIKEFFGSSQLSQFMDQTNPLAELTHKRRLSALGPGGLSRERAGFEVRDVHHSHYGRMCPIETPEGPNIGLINSLSNYAKVNEFGFIEAPYRKVEKIYGTGEDADKVIKVRVSDSVVYMTADEEEGMTIAQANSPIDAEGYFTNEHVACRRGHDVLEVTPDKVDYMDVSPKEVVSIGTAMIPFLENDDANRALMGANMQRQAVPLLRAQAPLVGTGMEYTAATDSGVCVLAREAGKVVRCWGNEIHVLRDSDGRVDVYRMNKFLRSNQSTCFNQKPIVNRGDHVVKGQVLADGPATDGGELALGYNVLVAFMPWEGYNYEDAILLSEELCKEDIYTSIHIEEYECDARDTKLGAEEITRELPNTGDDTLKNLDEDGIICIGAEVHPGDILVGKATPKGETELTPEERLLRAIFGDKEREVRDTSLRVPHGESGKVVDVKVFTRENGDELQPGVNKLVRVYIAQKRKIHEGDKMAGRHGNKGVVSRVMRKEDMPFLPDGTPVQIVLNPLGVPSRMNIGQVLETHLGWAVQGLGMKIKATDLHIQNVLKEARTDASYWEQIDAIRGLYAEIEELEAKAKEDVTVPHFDIDEKIIDLKSQILGHVESAAQKKLEALGGEARYQELKAIEAKYNALHVEFFDSEEDAPEMDPALVEELEAINKVKTTLNHIESARAKRVEIRHELEGLGYDYETYGMPKPDVAGIHIATPVFDGAHEKDVFETLGIAGRSDDGKTVLYDGRTGEPMDNRVTVGYVYMLKLHHLVDDKIHARSTGPYSLVTQQPLGGKAQFGGQRFGEMEVWALEAYGAAYTLQELLTVKSDDVVGRVKAYEKIVKGENIPEPGVPESFKVLLKELQSIGLDVKILNEDQEEVVMKELDDEDEVVETGIEEVMDGSAVETDEVTVVEPEVEEEAPADNGGEDDILSQLAFPMGDSSNDED, from the coding sequence ATGTTCAAACCTGAACAGGTAGGCAAACGAACTCGTTATACGTACGCTAAAATTAACGAAGTTATCAAGATGCCGCATTTATTGGACATTCAGCGTAAATCGTATGAGTGGTTCTTGGAGAGTGGTTTACAAAATATTTTCAACGATATTTCTCCGATTAAAGACAATTCAGGTAATCTAGTACTTTCTTTCGAAGGTTTCAGCTTAGGTGAACCTAAGTATGATATTAATGAATGTAAAAACCGTGATGCTACTTATGCAGCACCACTTCGTGTAAATGTTCGCTTGGTAAATAATGATCCAGAAAATATGGATATTAAAGAACAAGAAGTATTCATGGGCGATTTCCCATTGATGACTGATACAGGTACTTTCATCATCAATGGTGCAGAACGTGTAATCGTATCCCAATTGGTACGTTCTCCAGGCGTTTACTACAATAAAGAAATCGATACAATGGGTAACCGTTTGTACGATTCCACAGTTATTCCTAACCGTGGCGCATGGATTGAACTTGAAACTGATGCTAGCGAAGTTGTGGCTGTTCGTATTGACCGTAACCGTAAATTACCAGCTACTGTATTGGTACGTGCATTAGGTTGGGATACTAATGAAAGCATCCTTGACCTCTTCTGGAATGGTAAAACTGATGAAGATGGTTTACCAGTATATGATGAACGCATCGTTCGTACATTAGAAAAAGATACAACTCAATCTGCCGATGAAGCATTGGTTGAAATCTATAAAAAATTACGTCCAGGCGAGCCTCCTACTGTAGAGTCCGCTCGTAACTTGTTCGATAACTTGTTCTTCGATGCACGTCGTTATGACTTGGCGCGCGTTGGTCGTTACAAATTGAACAAAAAACTTGGCTGGCGTCAACGCATGTTGGGTCAAACATTGGCACAACCTATCGTAGATCCAGAGACTGGCGAAATTATCCTTGATGCAGGTGTACAAGTTGGGGAAGAACAACTTGATATCGTAGCAAATAGCCATGTATTTGATGGCGAAGGTTTCGCTGAATTCTACATCGTAAATAACGATGGTGTAGAGTCCAAAGTTATTTGCAACAACTGCAACTTGCCATTCGATCACCGCACAGTAACTCGCGAAGATATGATCGCTAACATCTCTTACTTGCTCAACCTTATGGATGGTGCAGGTCATACAGATGATATCGACCATTTGGGTAACCGTCGTCTTCGTTGCGTAGGTGAATTGTTGCAAAACCAATTCCGTATTGGTTTAACTCGTATGGAACGTGTTGTTCGTGAACGTATGACAATTCAAGAAATCGAATCTATCACGCCTCAAGCGTTGATTAATATTCGTCCTGTAGTGGCAGCAATCAAAGAATTCTTTGGTTCTTCCCAATTGTCTCAGTTCATGGACCAAACAAACCCATTAGCAGAATTGACTCACAAACGTCGTCTATCTGCCCTTGGCCCTGGTGGTTTATCTCGTGAGCGTGCAGGCTTCGAAGTTCGTGACGTGCATCACTCTCACTATGGCCGCATGTGTCCAATCGAAACTCCAGAAGGTCCAAACATCGGTTTGATCAACTCCTTGTCTAACTATGCGAAAGTAAATGAATTTGGTTTCATTGAAGCTCCATACCGTAAGGTTGAAAAAATCTATGGTACAGGTGAAGATGCAGACAAAGTTATCAAGGTTCGTGTATCCGATTCCGTTGTATATATGACAGCTGATGAAGAAGAAGGCATGACAATTGCCCAAGCGAACTCTCCAATCGATGCTGAAGGTTACTTTACTAATGAACACGTAGCTTGTCGTCGTGGTCATGATGTATTAGAAGTTACACCTGATAAGGTTGACTACATGGACGTTAGTCCAAAAGAAGTTGTATCCATCGGTACAGCTATGATTCCATTCCTTGAAAATGACGATGCTAACCGTGCCTTGATGGGTGCGAACATGCAACGTCAAGCGGTACCACTTTTGCGTGCGCAAGCTCCACTTGTTGGTACAGGTATGGAATATACAGCAGCTACTGACTCCGGTGTTTGCGTACTTGCCCGTGAAGCTGGTAAAGTTGTACGTTGCTGGGGTAATGAAATCCACGTTCTTCGCGATAGCGATGGTCGTGTTGATGTATACCGTATGAATAAATTCCTTCGTTCTAACCAATCCACATGCTTTAACCAAAAACCAATCGTTAATCGTGGCGACCATGTTGTAAAAGGTCAAGTATTGGCTGATGGTCCTGCTACTGATGGCGGTGAATTGGCGTTAGGTTATAACGTTCTTGTAGCGTTCATGCCTTGGGAAGGTTATAACTACGAAGATGCGATCTTGCTTAGTGAAGAGCTTTGTAAAGAAGATATCTATACATCCATTCATATTGAAGAGTACGAATGTGATGCGCGCGACACTAAATTAGGTGCTGAAGAAATCACTCGTGAATTACCTAATACTGGTGATGACACACTTAAAAACCTTGATGAAGATGGTATCATCTGCATTGGTGCAGAAGTACATCCTGGCGACATTCTCGTAGGTAAAGCTACACCAAAAGGTGAAACTGAATTAACACCTGAAGAACGCTTATTGCGCGCTATCTTTGGTGATAAAGAACGCGAAGTTCGCGACACATCCTTGCGCGTACCTCATGGCGAATCTGGTAAAGTTGTAGACGTTAAAGTCTTCACTCGTGAAAACGGTGACGAATTACAACCAGGTGTAAATAAACTTGTTCGCGTATACATCGCTCAAAAACGTAAGATTCATGAAGGCGATAAAATGGCGGGCCGTCATGGTAACAAAGGTGTCGTTTCTCGCGTTATGAGAAAAGAAGATATGCCATTCCTTCCAGATGGTACTCCAGTGCAAATCGTATTGAACCCATTGGGCGTACCTTCTCGTATGAACATCGGTCAGGTTCTTGAAACTCACTTGGGTTGGGCTGTTCAAGGCTTAGGTATGAAAATCAAAGCTACAGACCTTCACATCCAAAACGTGTTGAAAGAAGCTCGTACAGATGCATCTTATTGGGAACAAATTGACGCTATTCGCGGCTTATATGCTGAAATTGAAGAATTAGAAGCAAAAGCTAAAGAAGATGTGACTGTTCCTCATTTCGACATCGATGAAAAAATCATCGACTTGAAATCTCAAATTCTTGGTCATGTAGAATCTGCAGCGCAAAAGAAACTTGAAGCTCTTGGCGGCGAAGCTCGTTATCAAGAACTTAAAGCTATTGAAGCTAAATACAATGCACTTCATGTAGAATTCTTTGACTCTGAAGAAGATGCTCCAGAAATGGATCCAGCTCTTGTAGAAGAATTAGAAGCTATTAATAAAGTTAAAACTACATTGAACCATATTGAATCTGCTCGTGCTAAACGCGTTGAAATTCGTCATGAACTCGAAGGCCTTGGTTACGATTATGAAACATATGGCATGCCAAAACCAGATGTAGCTGGTATTCACATTGCTACACCTGTATTTGATGGTGCGCATGAAAAAGACGTATTTGAAACATTAGGCATTGCTGGTCGTTCCGATGATGGTAAAACAGTATTGTACGATGGTCGTACTGGTGAACCTATGGATAACCGTGTAACTGTTGGTTACGTATACATGCTTAAACTCCATCACTTGGTTGATGATAAAATCCATGCTCGTTCCACAGGTCCGTACTCCCTTGTTACACAACAACCATTGGGCGGTAAAGCTCAATTCGGTGGTCAACGTTTCGGGGAAATGGAAGTTTGGGCTCTCGAAGCATATGGCGCAGCTTATACACTTCAAGAGCTATTAACTGTTAAGTCTGACGACGTTGTTGGTCGTGTGAAAGCATACGAAAAAATCGTTAAAGGCGAAAACATCCCTGAACCAGGTGTACCTGAGTCCTTCAAGGTATTGCTCAAAGAACTTCAAAGTATTGGTCTTGATGTAAAAATCTTGAATGAAGATCAAGAAGAAGTTGTTATGAAAGAACTTGATGACGAAGATGAAGTGGTAGAAACTGGCATTGAAGAAGTTATGGATGGCAGTGCAGTAGAAACTGATGAAGTAACTGTAGTAGAGCCAGAAGTAGAGGAAGAAGCACCTGCTGATAACGGCGGTGAAGATGATATCCTTAGCCAATTGGCATTCCCAATGGGCGATTCCTCTAACGATGAAGACTAA
- a CDS encoding aspartate ammonia-lyase has translation MRKEHDFLGELEVADELYYGVQTIRALENFHITGKHLDQDFIKALAMVKKASALANMKTGRLNVSIGKAIVQAADEVIEGQFADQFPVDPIQGGAGTSVNMNMNEVLANRACEILGHPKGSYDIVSPNNHCNMAQSTNDAFPTAIKVCAILKSKPLLEALQRLVDELEKKADEYSEILKMGRTHLQDAVPITLGQEMGAYASGVRRGIKRIKSAVEGAHVINMGATAVGTGLNAEPNYIHDVAYELSEVVGEPFYTAENLIDATNNTDIFADISSGLKVTALVLIKMANDFRLMASGPRCGIGELKLPARQPGSSIMPGKVNPVIAEVLNQVCYQVIGNDLTITLAVENGQFELNVMEPVLAYNLFNNLCYLKNGVNTFVDKLLVDLEVDREQCEYWLNRSVGIVTALLPHLGYETASSLAKEAYTTGRAIRDIILEKGLLTEDEINHILSPKEMTRPGIAGANLLKQKGN, from the coding sequence ATGAGAAAAGAACATGATTTCTTAGGTGAATTAGAAGTAGCTGATGAATTATATTACGGTGTACAAACAATTCGTGCATTAGAAAACTTCCATATTACAGGAAAACACTTGGACCAAGATTTTATCAAAGCCTTGGCAATGGTAAAAAAAGCATCTGCGTTAGCAAATATGAAAACTGGTCGCTTAAATGTATCTATTGGTAAAGCTATTGTACAAGCTGCGGACGAAGTAATTGAAGGTCAATTTGCTGACCAATTCCCTGTTGATCCAATTCAAGGTGGTGCAGGTACTTCTGTAAATATGAATATGAACGAAGTATTGGCTAACCGTGCTTGTGAAATTTTGGGTCATCCAAAAGGAAGCTATGATATTGTAAGCCCTAACAACCATTGTAATATGGCACAATCTACAAATGATGCTTTCCCAACAGCTATCAAGGTATGTGCGATCTTAAAATCTAAACCTTTACTTGAAGCATTACAACGCCTTGTTGACGAGCTTGAGAAAAAGGCTGATGAATATAGCGAAATTTTGAAGATGGGGCGTACTCACTTACAAGATGCGGTGCCAATTACATTAGGTCAAGAAATGGGTGCTTATGCATCCGGTGTTCGCCGCGGTATTAAACGTATTAAATCTGCCGTTGAAGGTGCACATGTAATTAACATGGGTGCTACTGCAGTTGGTACAGGTCTTAATGCGGAACCTAATTATATTCATGATGTAGCATACGAACTTAGTGAAGTAGTAGGCGAACCATTCTACACTGCGGAAAACTTAATTGATGCTACAAACAATACAGATATCTTTGCAGATATCTCCAGTGGTTTGAAAGTTACGGCTCTTGTATTGATTAAAATGGCTAACGACTTCCGCTTGATGGCATCCGGTCCTCGTTGTGGTATTGGGGAATTAAAATTGCCTGCTCGCCAACCTGGTTCTTCCATCATGCCAGGCAAGGTTAATCCTGTTATCGCCGAAGTATTGAACCAAGTATGTTACCAAGTTATCGGTAATGACCTTACAATTACATTGGCTGTAGAAAATGGTCAATTTGAATTGAACGTAATGGAACCTGTATTGGCTTACAATTTGTTCAATAATCTTTGCTACCTCAAAAACGGCGTAAATACATTCGTTGATAAATTACTCGTGGATCTTGAAGTGGATCGTGAACAATGCGAATACTGGTTGAATCGTTCCGTTGGTATCGTAACAGCATTGTTGCCACATCTTGGCTACGAAACAGCATCTTCTCTTGCAAAAGAAGCTTATACTACTGGTCGTGCTATCCGTGATATCATCTTGGAAAAAGGTTTATTGACTGAAGATGAAATTAATCATATCCTTTCTCCTAAAGAAATGACTCGCCCTGGTATTGCTGGAGCTAATCTTTTAAAACAAAAAGGCAACTAA
- a CDS encoding ArnT family glycosyltransferase, with protein MINNHMLRIGALFLLTVLSYGFYNAYLPITDPVESNYVLSAITMLKHNSWISPMIYDQVWYDKPPLTYWALMISYKLFGISDFTSRIPNTLIAGGSVALMYHLVYRIKESTHIAITSAILLFGALQFWYISHAVITDGFLFFFSLAIFGYSYLAFTKNDKHSMVKAYGAAALAVVTKGPVGIVLPGLILLLFIAARWFTKKDKDDYSLAKDITLLFNPLGILLFIVLASPWYIAMYSIHGQEFISGFLGLHNMERALVSEHPKFNVWYYYLIIVPLALLPWTPAVIYRLKSIKWKNDFYLIGAIWFIIIVLFYSLVATKYITYTLPAIIPCIIWGAEAITSSFNNKANSFKYIVTIPLGIYTVLFVTASIATPELNPIPLIIALITIVLFTLLAKQYRNKKLPLSIGLATPLIILYTAITITVTPILYDQSGLQFKPYIKSTTQHTYIYGTYYTSILYYTENTPTQVFVHTTDNPLWTAGKTLMPTITLEEFDRRVSAEKGAIIIVPNKYSKEFTNSPTNIMATEIGKNGSARIYQIRVIGQKVCVTNPNKLENL; from the coding sequence ATGATTAACAATCACATGCTGCGCATAGGTGCGCTATTTTTATTGACCGTACTAAGTTACGGTTTCTATAATGCCTATCTACCCATAACCGATCCGGTTGAATCTAACTATGTATTATCTGCTATTACAATGTTAAAACATAACTCATGGATATCCCCCATGATATATGACCAAGTCTGGTATGATAAACCGCCCCTCACCTATTGGGCTCTCATGATAAGCTATAAACTATTTGGCATATCTGACTTTACATCGCGCATACCAAATACACTTATTGCTGGTGGCAGTGTTGCGCTTATGTACCATCTTGTGTATCGCATTAAAGAGTCCACGCATATAGCAATTACGAGTGCCATACTTTTGTTTGGTGCCTTACAGTTCTGGTACATTTCTCACGCAGTCATAACAGACGGCTTCCTATTCTTCTTTTCACTAGCCATCTTCGGCTATTCTTATCTAGCTTTCACCAAGAACGATAAACATTCCATGGTGAAAGCCTATGGGGCAGCAGCCTTAGCGGTCGTAACTAAAGGGCCCGTTGGTATTGTTCTTCCTGGATTAATACTATTACTATTCATTGCTGCACGATGGTTCACCAAAAAAGATAAGGATGATTACTCACTTGCTAAGGATATTACATTATTATTTAATCCTTTGGGAATTCTCTTATTTATAGTTCTTGCCAGTCCATGGTACATCGCTATGTACTCGATTCACGGTCAAGAATTCATATCTGGTTTCTTAGGTCTGCATAATATGGAACGAGCACTAGTATCAGAACATCCGAAATTTAACGTTTGGTATTATTACTTAATCATTGTTCCTCTTGCACTGTTACCTTGGACACCAGCCGTAATTTACAGACTCAAAAGTATAAAATGGAAAAATGATTTTTATCTAATTGGTGCCATCTGGTTTATAATTATTGTATTATTTTATTCATTAGTAGCGACGAAATATATAACCTATACTTTACCAGCCATAATTCCTTGTATCATCTGGGGTGCTGAAGCTATTACTAGTAGCTTCAATAATAAGGCTAATAGTTTTAAGTATATTGTTACTATTCCATTAGGCATATATACCGTCTTATTTGTAACTGCCAGCATTGCAACACCTGAATTAAATCCAATACCACTAATCATTGCATTAATCACAATAGTATTATTTACACTATTAGCAAAACAGTATAGAAACAAGAAGTTACCATTATCTATAGGTTTAGCTACACCGTTAATCATTTTGTATACAGCTATTACTATAACGGTAACCCCTATTTTATATGACCAATCAGGCCTTCAATTCAAACCATATATTAAATCTACTACACAGCATACTTATATATATGGTACATACTATACATCGATTTTGTATTATACCGAAAATACACCAACACAAGTATTTGTACATACTACAGATAACCCCCTATGGACAGCAGGCAAAACATTAATGCCAACCATAACACTGGAGGAATTTGACAGAAGAGTATCTGCAGAAAAAGGTGCTATCATTATTGTACCGAACAAATATAGTAAAGAATTTACTAATTCTCCAACAAATATAATGGCCACAGAAATTGGTAAAAATGGATCAGCTAGAATTTATCAAATTCGGGTTATAGGACAAAAAGTGTGTGTGACTAATCCCAATAAGTTGGAAAATCTGTAG
- a CDS encoding IS1249 family transposase: MRQIKCPDCNETCIKHGVLKSGSQRWFCKHCKVAFTVKINNLSKELSLFLNWLFSTNIQADMPGKGRTFRRKTAKFWSIWPLPPKVEEVHDVVYLDGIYLARNLCVLICCNDTHVLGWYVCRYEHARAWQCLMERIAEPKVVVSDGANGLPKALRKVWPHSSHQRCLFHIFCQVRRYTTSRPKTLAGKDLYTLAKDLFNVKTMDQALVWINELSAWRMTYSDFLREMTIDEFGNKRSTHERLLKAESSLWRLIRQQTLFTFLECIDITVPTTNNRIEGGVNAQLRSMLRSHRGLSLERRLKAVYWWCYMHSPRPLSISDILNCMPTDESIAAIYKRLSDYCQIDRSIPQWGDAPVWNELHMSTDFPTYWD, from the coding sequence ATGCGACAAATAAAATGTCCTGATTGTAATGAAACATGTATTAAACACGGTGTTTTAAAATCTGGTTCTCAGCGTTGGTTTTGCAAACATTGTAAGGTGGCATTTACCGTTAAAATTAATAATTTAAGTAAAGAGTTAAGCCTATTCTTGAATTGGTTATTCAGCACCAATATTCAAGCTGATATGCCTGGTAAAGGTCGTACATTCAGGCGTAAAACCGCTAAATTTTGGTCCATATGGCCATTGCCACCAAAAGTGGAAGAAGTACATGATGTGGTATATCTTGATGGAATTTACTTAGCTAGGAATTTATGTGTTTTGATTTGTTGCAATGATACTCATGTTCTAGGATGGTATGTCTGTCGTTATGAGCATGCTAGAGCTTGGCAGTGTTTAATGGAACGGATTGCCGAACCTAAAGTTGTTGTGTCTGATGGTGCTAATGGTTTGCCTAAAGCATTACGTAAAGTTTGGCCTCATAGCAGTCACCAAAGATGCTTGTTTCACATTTTTTGTCAGGTTAGACGATATACGACAAGTAGACCTAAAACGTTAGCAGGAAAGGATCTTTATACTCTGGCTAAAGATTTATTTAATGTGAAAACAATGGATCAAGCTCTTGTATGGATTAATGAACTTTCAGCGTGGCGAATGACATATTCTGATTTTTTACGAGAAATGACGATTGATGAATTCGGGAACAAACGCTCTACACATGAGCGTTTGCTTAAAGCCGAATCATCATTATGGCGTCTGATTAGGCAACAAACTTTATTTACATTTTTGGAATGTATTGATATTACAGTACCTACAACAAATAATCGTATTGAAGGTGGAGTAAATGCTCAACTAAGAAGTATGTTACGATCTCATAGGGGCCTTTCACTTGAAAGAAGACTAAAAGCGGTCTATTGGTGGTGCTATATGCACTCACCAAGACCGCTTTCTATTTCAGATATATTAAATTGTATGCCTACAGATGAATCGATTGCTGCTATCTACAAACGGTTATCTGATTATTGCCAAATAGATCGCTCAATACCTCAATGGGGTGATGCTCCTGTTTGGAATGAGCTACATATGTCTACAGATTTTCCAACTTATTGGGATTAG
- the rplL gene encoding 50S ribosomal protein L7/L12 translates to MALNIENIVAELKEATILELNDLVKAIEEEFGVTAAAPVAVAAAGGAEGGAAKDSFDVILKDAGASKINVIKVVREATGLGLKEAKAIVDGAPAPVKEGVATEAAEALKAQLEEAGATVELK, encoded by the coding sequence ATGGCATTGAACATTGAAAACATCGTTGCTGAATTGAAAGAAGCAACTATTCTTGAACTTAATGATCTTGTAAAAGCAATTGAAGAAGAATTTGGCGTAACTGCAGCAGCTCCTGTAGCTGTAGCAGCTGCTGGTGGTGCTGAAGGCGGCGCTGCTAAAGATTCCTTCGACGTAATCTTGAAAGATGCTGGCGCATCCAAAATCAACGTAATCAAAGTTGTTCGTGAAGCAACTGGTCTTGGCTTGAAAGAAGCTAAAGCTATCGTTGACGGCGCTCCTGCACCTGTAAAAGAAGGCGTAGCTACTGAAGCAGCTGAAGCTTTGAAAGCTCAATTGGAAGAAGCTGGCGCAACTGTAGAATTGAAATAA
- the rplJ gene encoding 50S ribosomal protein L10 — translation MAVTEQKKAIVAQMKETLSEAKGAVLIGYSGLTVAQATDLRRKMLAEGVEYKVIKNTLTRIAANELNLEGFAEHLEGPTALATSKEDAVAPARVIEQFIKTTEKEVVTVKAGIVEGEVMDAAGVKAIASLPNREGMLSMLLSVLQAPVRNVAYAVKAVAEAQPAEAAE, via the coding sequence ATGGCTGTCACTGAACAAAAGAAAGCAATCGTTGCTCAAATGAAAGAAACTCTTTCTGAAGCAAAAGGCGCTGTATTGATTGGTTACTCTGGTTTGACTGTTGCGCAAGCAACTGATCTTCGCCGCAAAATGTTGGCTGAAGGTGTTGAATACAAAGTAATCAAAAATACTTTGACTCGCATTGCTGCAAATGAATTGAATCTTGAAGGTTTCGCTGAGCATTTGGAAGGTCCAACTGCATTGGCTACTTCTAAAGAAGATGCTGTTGCACCTGCGCGTGTAATTGAACAATTCATCAAAACTACTGAGAAAGAAGTTGTAACAGTTAAAGCTGGTATCGTTGAAGGCGAAGTTATGGACGCTGCAGGCGTTAAAGCAATTGCATCTCTTCCAAACCGCGAAGGTATGCTTTCCATGTTGCTTTCCGTATTGCAAGCACCTGTTCGCAACGTTGCATACGCTGTCAAAGCTGTTGCAGAAGCTCAACCTGCAGAAGCTGCAGAATAA
- the rplA gene encoding 50S ribosomal protein L1: protein MAKVGKKYAEAVKLIEAGKFYEPVEAIELVKKTATANFDETVEIAFNLNVDPKYADQQVRGAVVLPHGTGKTKRVLVFAKGDNIKAAEEAGADFVGSEELVAKIQGGWSDFDVVVATPDMMGQVGRLGKILGPKGLMPNPKVGTVTPDVARAVNEIKAGKIEYRTDKAGIISCSIGKASFDEEKLLDNYRTIVDTIIKAKPVAAKGQYIKSVTLSATMGPGVPLNVFKLSNVTKEQ, encoded by the coding sequence ATGGCAAAAGTAGGTAAGAAATACGCTGAGGCAGTAAAACTTATTGAAGCTGGTAAGTTCTACGAACCAGTAGAAGCAATCGAGTTGGTTAAGAAAACTGCAACTGCAAATTTCGATGAAACAGTTGAAATCGCTTTCAACTTGAATGTCGACCCTAAATACGCTGATCAACAAGTTCGTGGTGCAGTAGTATTGCCTCATGGTACTGGCAAAACTAAACGCGTTCTTGTATTCGCAAAAGGCGACAATATTAAAGCAGCTGAAGAAGCTGGTGCAGATTTCGTAGGTTCTGAAGAGTTAGTAGCTAAAATCCAAGGTGGTTGGAGCGACTTCGACGTAGTAGTTGCTACACCAGACATGATGGGTCAAGTTGGCCGTCTTGGTAAAATCTTGGGTCCTAAAGGCTTGATGCCAAACCCTAAAGTTGGTACAGTAACTCCAGACGTTGCTCGTGCAGTAAACGAAATCAAAGCTGGTAAAATCGAATACCGTACTGATAAAGCAGGTATTATTTCTTGCTCCATCGGTAAAGCGTCCTTCGATGAAGAAAAATTACTTGACAACTACCGTACAATCGTTGATACTATTATCAAGGCTAAACCTGTAGCAGCTAAAGGTCAATACATTAAATCTGTAACCTTGTCCGCTACAATGGGCCCTGGTGTGCCTTTGAACGTGTTCAAATTGAGCAACGTTACAAAAGAGCAATAA
- the rplK gene encoding 50S ribosomal protein L11 has product MAKKLVKQVKLQIEAAKATPAPPVGPALGQAGVNIVAFTKEFNERTAKQAGLIIPVVINVYEDRSFDFITKTPPAAVLLKKAAGIPKGSGVPNRDKVAKVGRDKVREIAELKMPDLNANTVEQGMRMVEGTARSMGIEIVD; this is encoded by the coding sequence ATGGCTAAGAAATTAGTTAAACAAGTAAAACTACAAATTGAAGCCGCTAAAGCTACTCCAGCACCACCAGTTGGTCCTGCACTAGGTCAAGCAGGTGTTAACATCGTTGCTTTCACAAAAGAATTCAACGAACGTACTGCTAAACAAGCTGGCTTAATTATCCCAGTAGTTATTAACGTATATGAAGATCGTAGCTTCGACTTCATCACTAAGACTCCACCAGCTGCAGTATTATTGAAAAAAGCTGCAGGTATCCCAAAAGGTTCTGGTGTACCTAACCGTGATAAAGTAGCAAAAGTAGGTCGCGATAAAGTTCGTGAAATTGCTGAATTGAAAATGCCTGACTTGAATGCTAATACCGTAGAACAAGGTATGCGCATGGTAGAAGGTACTGCTCGCAGCATGGGCATTGAAATCGTTGACTAA